In one Nicotiana tomentosiformis chromosome 6, ASM39032v3, whole genome shotgun sequence genomic region, the following are encoded:
- the LOC104114279 gene encoding nuclear transcription factor Y subunit B-3-like, which yields MADSDNESGGHNAGNEGSTREQDRFLPIANVSRIMKKALPANAKISKDAKETVQECVSEFISFITGEASDKCQREKRKTINGDDLLWAMTTLGFEEYVEPLKIYLAKYREMEGEKTTMGGRPGGEKDSGGSGGGGVSPGGGGSGSGVGYNGGGGGGGMYGGMGGGMMYHPQGHQMYGSHGSYHHMGMGGGGGSGGGGGGSRPR from the coding sequence ATGGCTGATTCAGACAACGAGTCAGGAGGACACAACGCTGGAAACGAAGGATCAACAAGGGAACAAGACAGGTTTTTACCAATAGCAAACGTGAGCAGAATTATGAAAAAAGCGTTACCAGCAAACGCAAAAATCTCAAAAGACGCTAAAGAAACAGTTCAAGAATGCGTATCTGAGTTTATCAGTTTCATTACCGGAGAAGCAAGTGATAAGTGTCAGAGAGAGAAAAGGAAAACGATCAACGGCGATGATTTGCTTTGGGCTATGACGACTTTAGGGTTTGAAGAATACGTGGAGCCTTTGAAGATTTATTTGGCTAAGTATAGAGAGATGGAAGGGGAAAAGACTACTATGGGAGGGAGACCAGGAGGGGAGAAAGATAGTGGGGGGAGTGGGGGTGGTGGGGTTAGTCCTGGGGGTGGGGGGAGTGGTAGTGGAGTTGGGTATAATGGTGGGGGTGGTGGGGGAGGGATGTATGGTGGTATGGGGGGTGGTATGATGTATCATCCACAAGGTCATCAGATGTATGGTAGTCATGGGTCATATCATCATATGGGTATGGGCGGCGGCGGCGGCAGTGGCGGTGGTGGTGGAGGTTCACGGCCAAGGTAG